In Vicia villosa cultivar HV-30 ecotype Madison, WI unplaced genomic scaffold, Vvil1.0 ctg.000030F_1_1, whole genome shotgun sequence, the following proteins share a genomic window:
- the LOC131622477 gene encoding peroxidase A2-like produces the protein MKTNFCLLIAIALCFVAVVLRGLPVPSFFSEPQLDPLFYSETCPQLPFIVYQILWNVSKTDPRMPASLIRLHFHDCFVQGCDASVLLNTTDTIESEQEAFPNINSLRGLDVVNRIKTAVEKACPNTVSCADILALSAGVSSILTRGPCWIVPLGRRDSLTANQTLANQNLPSASFNLSQLKSSFAVQGLNTNDLVALSGAHTFGKAHCSKFVDRLYNFNNTGKPDPTLDTTYLKELQKECPKNGTGTNRVNLDLTTPDILDKNYYNNLQGKKGLLQSDQELFSTPGADTTVIVNSFANNQVVFFENFKKSMIKMGNIGVLTGKEGEIRKQCNFVNKESSELDLATVTTTESLDEDLVSSI, from the exons ATGAAAACGAACTTCTGTCTTCTCATAGCAATAGCTCTTTGCTTTGTTGCGGTTGTGTTAAGAGGACTACCAGTACCATCATTCTTCTCAGAACCACAGCTTGATCCTTTGTTTTACAGTGAAACATGTCCTCAATTGCCTTTTATTGTATATCAAATTTTATGGAACGTTTCTAAGACGGATCCTCGAATGCCAGCGAGTCTCATCAGGCTTCACTTTCATGATTGTTTTGTTcaa GGTTGTGATGCATCAGTTTTACTGAACACCACTGATACCATCGAGAGCGAACAAGAAGCTTTTCCGAATATCAACTCGTTAAGAGGTTTAGATGTTGTGAATCGAATCAAAACTGCGGTGGAAAAGGCTTGCCCTAATACAGTTTCTTGTGCTGATATTCTTGCACTTTCTGCTGGAGTATCATCTATTCTG ACCCGAGGTCCATGTTGGATTGTTCCATTAGGAAGAAGGGATAGTTTAACAGCAAATCAAACTCTTGCAAATCAAAATCTTCCATCTGCTTCCTTCAATCTAAGCCAACTTAAATCTTCTTTTGCTGTTCAAGGCCTCAACACCAATGATCTAGTAGCACTCTCAG GTGCTCATACATTTGGAAAAGCACATTGCTCAAAATTTGTTGATCGATTATACAACTTCAATAATACTGGCAAACCGGATCCAACTCTTGATACAACATACTtgaaagaattgcagaaagagtgTCCTAAGAATGGAACTGGAACTAACCGTGTCAATTTGGATCTAACTACTCCGGATATATTGGACAAGAACTACTATAACAATCTTCAAGGTAAAAAGGGTTTGCTTCAAAGTGATCAAGAATTATTCTCAACACCAGGTGCAGATACTACTGTCATTGTCAACAGTTTTGCCAATAACCAAGTTGTTTTCTTTGAGAATTTTAAGAAGTCAATGATTAAAATGGGAAATATCGGTGTGCTTACGGGAAAGGAAGGAGAAATTAGAAAACAATGCAATTTTGTTAACAAGGAATCTTCTGAATTGGATCTTGCCACTGTGACCACCACAGAATCGTTAGATGAGGATTTAGTGAGTTCAATCTAG